A window of the Brachybacterium sacelli genome harbors these coding sequences:
- a CDS encoding SDR family NAD(P)-dependent oxidoreductase: protein MTNNINTTPVGLLAGKVILITGASRGIGAAAVRLFAAEGASVVLAARGTEALDRIADEIRETGGTADALALDLADPSSIRAVVGSVEKLHGRLDGAFNNGAAPQQQFGPADTTTDHDIDEQFTVNFRAHWIAMNAEAALMRSNGGGAIVNTSSIGSRRASPALPAYGAMKRALNSLTETAAVSWAAGGIRVNAITPGATATEMMDIWEEAAPGTLAATAASVPLGRLGEPREIAEVAAWLLSDRASYVTGAIVPVDGGAGA from the coding sequence ATGACGAACAACATCAACACCACTCCCGTCGGCCTGCTCGCCGGCAAGGTCATTCTCATCACCGGCGCGAGCCGCGGCATCGGCGCGGCCGCAGTACGCCTCTTCGCCGCTGAGGGCGCCTCGGTCGTCCTCGCCGCTCGTGGCACGGAAGCCCTCGACCGCATCGCCGATGAGATCCGCGAAACCGGCGGCACTGCGGACGCCCTCGCCCTCGATCTCGCCGACCCGTCGAGCATCCGCGCCGTCGTCGGCAGTGTCGAGAAGCTGCACGGACGCCTCGACGGAGCGTTCAACAACGGTGCAGCCCCTCAGCAGCAGTTCGGTCCGGCCGACACCACGACCGACCACGACATCGACGAGCAGTTCACCGTGAACTTCCGCGCGCACTGGATCGCCATGAACGCCGAAGCCGCTCTCATGCGCAGCAACGGCGGCGGCGCCATCGTCAACACGTCGAGCATCGGTAGCCGCCGAGCGAGCCCGGCACTGCCCGCCTACGGCGCCATGAAGCGCGCCCTGAACAGCCTGACCGAGACGGCAGCCGTGAGCTGGGCGGCCGGCGGCATCCGGGTCAACGCCATCACCCCGGGCGCCACGGCCACCGAGATGATGGACATATGGGAGGAGGCGGCGCCCGGAACCCTCGCGGCTACTGCCGCTTCCGTGCCCCTGGGCCGGCTCGGCGAGCCGCGTGAGATCGCCGAGGTCGCCGCCTGGTTACTCAGCGACCGCGCCTCGTATGTCACTGGCGCGATCGTGCCCGTCGACGGCGGCGCCGGGGCCTGA
- a CDS encoding helix-turn-helix transcriptional regulator codes for MDREALAEFLRRRRGELQPGDVGLTSGPRRRAPGLRREEVAQLALMSTEYYTRLEQQRGPQPSTQILSSLARALRLTADERDYLYRTAGHAVPDRLGATGHVAPALHRVFDRLSDTPALIISALGETLLQNRLAAALLGNNAGATGWERYESWRWFVHPETGRQHYPQSDHARHSRTLVAGLRAAYGAMGTSSRAAELVSELHGSSAEFVELWEQHEVAQRFADHKVIIHPEVGSIEVDCQALFTEDWSQALLVLTAEPHSEDEEKIRLLGVLGVQRFSASRQ; via the coding sequence ATGGATCGTGAAGCCCTGGCCGAGTTCCTCCGCCGTCGTCGCGGTGAACTGCAACCCGGCGATGTCGGCCTCACATCAGGACCGCGACGCCGAGCGCCGGGTTTGAGACGTGAAGAGGTCGCGCAGCTCGCCCTCATGTCGACCGAATACTACACGCGCCTCGAACAGCAACGCGGACCGCAGCCGAGCACTCAGATTCTCTCATCGCTCGCCCGGGCATTACGGCTCACGGCCGACGAGCGCGACTATCTCTACCGCACGGCGGGGCACGCCGTCCCCGATCGCCTGGGGGCCACCGGGCACGTCGCACCGGCGCTGCACCGCGTCTTCGATCGGCTCTCCGACACACCTGCGTTGATCATCTCCGCCCTCGGGGAGACCCTGTTGCAGAACAGACTCGCTGCGGCGCTGCTCGGCAATAACGCTGGCGCGACAGGGTGGGAGAGGTATGAGTCGTGGCGATGGTTCGTCCACCCGGAAACGGGCCGGCAGCACTATCCGCAGAGCGATCACGCTCGACACAGTCGGACCCTCGTCGCCGGTCTGCGCGCAGCGTACGGTGCGATGGGAACCTCATCGCGGGCCGCCGAGCTGGTCTCGGAGCTGCACGGGAGCAGTGCGGAGTTCGTCGAACTCTGGGAGCAGCACGAGGTCGCCCAGCGCTTCGCCGACCACAAGGTGATCATCCACCCCGAGGTGGGGTCGATCGAGGTCGACTGCCAAGCGCTGTTCACCGAGGACTGGTCGCAGGCGCTCCTGGTTCTCACCGCCGAACCGCACAGCGAGGACGAGGAGAAGATCAGGCTGCTCGGCGTGCTGGGGGTTCAGCGGTTCTCCGCCTCGCGACAGTGA